In one Candidatus Johnevansia muelleri genomic region, the following are encoded:
- the mutL gene encoding DNA mismatch repair protein MutL, with translation MNNKIKNINKINILSNYLTQQIAAGEIIERPSSVFKELVENSIDAGSNNIYIELEGGGINMIKIIDDGCGIAKQELLLAISRHTTSKIKTIDDLKNITTLGFRGEALAAIRSVSKLEIISNIYDIRTKGWRIYTEGMNVVNTIIPSPHYNGTSIIMRDLFFNTPARRKFLCKVKTEYDHIEKIFRCLALSRFNINWTLKHNKKIIYKLFNSNNTYDREKYISDIMKCNFINNSLYVNFKESNLKLWGWLGLPTYTRYNSDQQYFFVNGRIVRNIIIQNAIRNVYHDVLFRGREPMFLLYLELDPNQVDINVHPNKSKIRFHDSNRIYNFLFFNLNKVLAKTYAGFNILNKDNTQLKNNKIPNLGYALAQLHNYILSQNINGLLIVDIHAAHERIIYERLKNQINNRNIQTQILLIPISITVSELQLDIALNNKKIFKKFGIKISSAGPETIVVRQIPTLIINMKHNLQIIIPKMIEEIHKFGQSNNIIIYFNKILSTIACYASVRANRILTIPEMNALLRDMEITERSNQCNHGRPTFIELSLNNLDKLFLRR, from the coding sequence ATGAACAATAAGATTAAAAATATAAACAAAATAAATATTTTATCTAATTATCTGACACAACAAATAGCTGCTGGTGAGATAATTGAAAGGCCTTCATCAGTATTTAAAGAATTAGTTGAAAATTCTATTGATGCTGGAAGTAATAATATTTATATTGAATTAGAAGGTGGTGGTATTAATATGATAAAAATTATAGATGATGGTTGTGGAATAGCTAAACAAGAATTATTACTAGCAATTTCAAGACATACTACCAGTAAAATAAAAACTATTGATGATTTAAAAAATATTACTACTTTAGGTTTCAGGGGAGAAGCATTAGCTGCAATTAGGTCAGTTTCTAAATTAGAAATTATTTCTAATATTTATGATATTAGAACCAAAGGTTGGCGTATATATACTGAAGGAATGAACGTTGTTAATACTATAATTCCATCGCCTCACTATAATGGTACTTCTATAATAATGCGTGATTTATTTTTCAATACCCCAGCTAGACGTAAGTTTTTATGTAAAGTAAAAACTGAATATGATCATATAGAAAAAATTTTTCGTTGTTTAGCATTATCTAGGTTTAATATTAACTGGACCTTAAAACATAATAAAAAAATAATATATAAATTATTTAATTCTAATAATACATATGATCGTGAAAAATATATTTCTGATATAATGAAGTGTAATTTTATTAATAATTCGTTATATGTAAATTTTAAAGAATCTAATTTAAAATTATGGGGATGGCTGGGACTACCTACTTATACTAGATATAACTCAGATCAACAATACTTTTTTGTTAATGGTCGTATTGTTCGTAATATTATAATACAGAATGCAATACGTAATGTTTATCATGATGTTTTATTTAGAGGACGAGAACCAATGTTTTTACTATATTTAGAATTGGATCCTAATCAAGTAGATATAAATGTACATCCTAATAAATCTAAAATTAGATTTCATGACTCTAATCGTATATATAATTTTTTGTTTTTTAATTTAAATAAAGTATTAGCTAAAACTTATGCCGGATTTAATATTTTAAATAAAGATAATACACAATTAAAAAATAATAAAATTCCTAATTTAGGTTATGCATTAGCACAATTGCATAATTACATATTATCACAGAATATTAATGGTCTATTAATTGTTGATATCCATGCAGCTCACGAGCGAATTATTTATGAAAGACTTAAAAATCAAATAAATAACAGAAATATACAAACACAAATATTACTTATACCTATATCAATAACAGTATCTGAATTACAGCTTGATATAGCATTAAATAATAAAAAAATATTTAAAAAATTTGGAATAAAAATTTCTTCTGCTGGCCCAGAAACAATAGTGGTAAGGCAAATACCTACATTAATTATTAACATGAAGCACAATCTACAAATAATAATACCTAAAATGATTGAAGAAATTCATAAATTTGGGCAATCAAATAATATTATTATTTATTTTAATAAGATTTTATCTACTATAGCTTGTTATGCTAGTGTACGTGCTAATCGTATTTTAACAATTCCAGAAATGAATGCTTTATTACGTGATATGGAAATAACTGAAAGAAGTAACCAATGTAACCATGGCCGTCCTACTTTTATTGAATTATCACTTAATAATTTGGATAAGTTATTTTTACGTAGGTAA